From the Anaerolineae bacterium genome, the window CGGAAAAGTACGAAGAGCAGCAGGTTATCATCCCTTTGATCAGAAATCTGGCCGATGAAACCGGCGGAGTGGTGGCCTTAAAGGAAGACCTGTTGGTTGGATACATGCTTGGTTTTCGCATCCCCTACTTTAAAGGGACCAGTTACGGCGCGTATTGCCCGGAGTGGGGCCATGCGGCGATTGTCGAAACAAAACCGGACATCTATCACCAGATGTACCGGCACATCTCGCGGCAATGGGTGGCCAACGGCTGTTTCACCCACGCCTTTACTTTTCTGGGCCACGAAAAAGAAATGCTGGACACCTTTTTTGAGAACGGCTTTGGCCTGCTGGTTATTGACGCCATCCGCTCTGTGGACGTGATTGGCCAGGATTTTCCCTCAGCCTTCACCATCAGGCCCGCCGGGCCGGACGACGCAACCACTGTGAGCCGTTTAGAATATGAATTGCAACGACATCTGGCCGGTTCTCCTATATTTTTACTGGAAGACGAACCAACAAATGTAGCTGAATTAAGGCGGGGCTTGTCAGAAAAAACAAAAAAAGTCTGGCTGGCCTTTGCCGGGGACAAGCCGGTGGCTTATCTGCAAGCTGAAGCGTCGGCCTTTGGCGCAGCGCAGATAGTAAGTGATACGCACACCGTCAGTATTACCGGGGCCTATACCTTGCCGGAATATCGCGGGCGGGGGATTGCGGTGACCTTGCTGAACGAACTTTTGGTAGATGCGGCGGCAAACGGCAGCCAGAGATGTTCGGTTGATTTTGAATCTGCCAACCTTGAAGGAAAACATTTCTGGCTGGCTCATTTTAAGCCGGTGTGTTATTCGGTCATCCGCCGCTTGGACGAAAACATTGCCTGGGCCAACAGCCGATTCAAGGTCTATCAAGACGAGGAGCAACCATGACTTATTACAAAAAACTGGTCGGTAAAAAATGTTATCTTTCCCCTTGTTTGCCGGAAGACGCCGAAAAATGGACCGAGTGGTTCAATGATCTGGCCGTGGCCCTGCCTTTAGGCGACGAAGCCTACACCCCCGCCACCCCCACCGGCCAGCGAGAAGCCATCGAGGAGATAATCAAAAACAAAGCTCACATCTTTAGCATGGTTGATCTTAAAACGGAGATGCCGATAGGCCGCTGCCTGCTTTTTAATCTTGATCACGTCAATCGTTCGGCCATGTTTGGTATTTTCATTGGCGAAAAAACGTACTGGGGCCAGGGTTACGGCCAAGAGGCAACCCAACTTTTACTTGATTATGGCTTCAACCTGCTGAATTTGAACAACATTATGTTGGGGGTGATGTCGTTTAATCAACGCGCCTTGCGCAGTTACCGGAGCGTGGGCTTTAAAGAAATAGGCCGCCGCCGGCAGGCCAGGATTATTGGCCAGCAGAAGTTTGACGTCATTTTTATGGACATCCTGGCCGAAGAGTTTGTGTCGGTGTACGTGCGGCAGTTCATTGCCTGAGCGCCGCGCAGGCGGATGAATTTGCCGCGGCCATCCGGGCTGCCATTACGGATGCGGACGTATTGGCCCTGCCGGAGCATCTAGGCGCGATTGACCAATTTGTTGACTCAACGGATGTGTTGACCAATCCCGGACAATTCAGACGGCTGCGGGTGATGTATCAATGAAAGGATTCAATATGAACAAATCAGAATTACTGGCCCAACTGCGGGCCGGTCGCCAACGCCTGGAAACGGTGCTGGCGCGGGCCGATACCGACCACCTGTTACTGCCCACCCTGCCGGGCAGCTGGTCGGTTAAACACCTGCTGGCCCACCTGGGCTGGTGGGAGCAGTGGGTGGCCGCTATGTATCATACCTTAAGCCGGGGCGAGACCCCCGCTTATCCGCCCAAGTTGGATGAAGTAACCTTAAATCAAATCAACGCGCGTATATTTGCCGAGTCGCAAAACCACTCGTTGGCCGAAGCCCGCGAGCAGGAAGCTGAAGCGTATCAGGCCCTGGTGGAGTTGGTTGAACGCGCCCCGGCTGAAGATTTGTTCAATCCCCGCCGTTTCGCCTGGACGGAAGGGCATTTTTTGGCGGAGGAAATTTTGGATAACAGCGCGGGGCACTATGCGGAACATTGGCGCGATCTGCTCGCCGGGTTGTGGCAGGCCGCCGCACGCCAACCATTTAGCGGCTGGGATTTTTCCTATCTGGCCGATAAATGGCTTGAAGAAAAGCCCCCCTGGTCTTACGGGGTCATGGCCCGGGAGCTAATGGCGCAAGCGCAGGCTGTGTTAGATTTAGGCACCGGCGGCGGCGAAAAATTACTGGGATTTAAAGATGTCTTCCCCCCGCGCGTTGTGGCCACCGAGGGGTATCCGCTCAATTTCCGTTTGGCCCGGGAGCGACTGGAGCCTTTGGGCGTGGAAGTGGTGGAGTCCGACGATTCGTTGTTTGAGATACTGCCTTTTGAAAATGAGGCGTTTGATCTGGTGCTTGATCGCCACACCGGCTTCAACATCGCCGAAGTGGAACGGGTGCTGGCCCCCGGGGGCGTGTTTCTCACCCAGCAAGTGGATGGCCGTAATCTCAACGATTTATCCGCCGCGTTTGACTGCGAGCAGCCGTGGACTTACTTTACCCTGGATTTTGTGTTGGACACGATCAAAGAAACTGATCTGGTGGTGGAAATGGCCCAGGAGTGGACAGGCAAGCTCATCTTCAAAGACATCGGCGCGATGGTTTACTATTTACAGGCCGTGCCCTGGATTGTGGAGAATTTTTCGGTGGAGCGGAATTTTGACCACCTGTTGGCCTTGCAACGGCGGCTTGAGCAAGAAGGGGAATTGGCGTTTGGCCAGCGGCTGATGGTGGTCAGGGTGAGTAAGTCCAAAGGGTAGAACTCCTTGTATTTGGGGTTGCTCTTGCTTGAGAAGTTACCTATAATTAGGATAGCGTGCCTATTGAGGTGGTGTCTAAAGTTGGGCATCACTTCTTTTTATCCGAGAGCGTTTTTTAAGCTTGGCGAATGATCAGATTCGGGTGAGATAAAGGAGACATGCCAGAGCAAGTTAAAATCAGTATGAGCCAGGTCAAACGGGCCAATCGGCAAAGGCCGCGCCCAACCATTGGCCTGCTGACCGAGATTGGGGGATCGTCATATCACAATGCCCTGTGGGCGGGGTTTGCCGATGCAGCGCCGGACTTGGACGTCAATCTGATTTGTTACGTCGGCGGAACCATAAATGCATCTACGTACGGATTTGACGCCCAACGTAACATCCTCTACCACTTGGTTGGCGCCGAAAGAGTTGATGGCCTCATCATATCCGGCACGATTGGCAACTTTATCACCACCGAGGAGTTCCGGAGTTTTATCAACCGTTATGATCCTTTGCCGATGGTTGGTATCACCCAAACCCCCGGCCTTCCCTGCGTTGTGGTGGACAATGAAAAAGGCATGCAAGACATTATCACTCACTTCATTGAGGCCCACGGATACCGCCGTATCGCTTTTGTTTGCGGACCTGAGAACAACGAGGAGGCAGCGTTAAGGTACCGGGCCTATGTTGCTGCCCTGGCCAAGCATGGCCTGCCTCTCAATCCAGGCCTCGTTGCTCCAGGCGATTTTACCTACGAAACAGGCAGGGAGGCAATTCGGTTGCTGCTTGATGAGCGCAAGGTCGAATTTGACGCCATAGTGGCCGTCAACGACTGGATGGCATTTGGGGTCTTGAAGGCACTTGATGATCGGGGAATCCGTGTACCA encodes:
- a CDS encoding GNAT family N-acetyltransferase, which translates into the protein MLTIKPFVEKYLGEAAQLFVANYKLLRQENPLLPEKYEEQQVIIPLIRNLADETGGVVALKEDLLVGYMLGFRIPYFKGTSYGAYCPEWGHAAIVETKPDIYHQMYRHISRQWVANGCFTHAFTFLGHEKEMLDTFFENGFGLLVIDAIRSVDVIGQDFPSAFTIRPAGPDDATTVSRLEYELQRHLAGSPIFLLEDEPTNVAELRRGLSEKTKKVWLAFAGDKPVAYLQAEASAFGAAQIVSDTHTVSITGAYTLPEYRGRGIAVTLLNELLVDAAANGSQRCSVDFESANLEGKHFWLAHFKPVCYSVIRRLDENIAWANSRFKVYQDEEQP
- a CDS encoding ClbS/DfsB family four-helix bundle protein, translated to MNKSELLAQLRAGRQRLETVLARADTDHLLLPTLPGSWSVKHLLAHLGWWEQWVAAMYHTLSRGETPAYPPKLDEVTLNQINARIFAESQNHSLAEAREQEAEAYQALVELVERAPAEDLFNPRRFAWTEGHFLAEEILDNSAGHYAEHWRDLLAGLWQAAARQPFSGWDFSYLADKWLEEKPPWSYGVMARELMAQAQAVLDLGTGGGEKLLGFKDVFPPRVVATEGYPLNFRLARERLEPLGVEVVESDDSLFEILPFENEAFDLVLDRHTGFNIAEVERVLAPGGVFLTQQVDGRNLNDLSAAFDCEQPWTYFTLDFVLDTIKETDLVVEMAQEWTGKLIFKDIGAMVYYLQAVPWIVENFSVERNFDHLLALQRRLEQEGELAFGQRLMVVRVSKSKG
- a CDS encoding GNAT family N-acetyltransferase, with protein sequence MTYYKKLVGKKCYLSPCLPEDAEKWTEWFNDLAVALPLGDEAYTPATPTGQREAIEEIIKNKAHIFSMVDLKTEMPIGRCLLFNLDHVNRSAMFGIFIGEKTYWGQGYGQEATQLLLDYGFNLLNLNNIMLGVMSFNQRALRSYRSVGFKEIGRRRQARIIGQQKFDVIFMDILAEEFVSVYVRQFIA